From Leishmania donovani BPK282A1 complete genome, chromosome 2, one genomic window encodes:
- a CDS encoding small GTP binding protein rab6-like protein gives MNSAGTGAPNKATGVSASSSSMQKHKLVLLGDQSVGKTSIITRFMYDTFDQQYQPTIGIDFFSKTVHLEDDRDVRLHLWDTAGQERFHSLIPSYIRNSAATVVVYDITSRPTFFSAFKWIDEVRSESGDDVVIMLVGNKVDQASERREVSAEEAMKKAFECNVLFMEVSAKHGTNIKHMFRQVAAALPAPASTGGGAGVNGATPSSAGGVGAAGASGSGAAAPGISAGQFGGVVRSPFLITPSAMQVASNGTGGAGEADGASSNAQGGRGGACC, from the coding sequence ATGAACTCagccggcaccggcgcaccGAACAAGGCCACTGGTGTGTCGGCTTCCTCGTCATCCATGCAGAAGCACAAGCTGGTCCTTCTTGGCGACCAATCCGTTGGCAAGACGAGCATTATCACCCGCTTCATGTACGACACTTTTGACCAACAGTATCAGCCAACGATCGGCATCGACTTCTTCTCCAAAACAGTTCACCTGGAAGATGATCGCGACGTCCGGCTGCACTTGTGGGACACGGCGGGGCAGGAGCGCTTCCACTCGCTGATCCCCAGCTACATCCGCAACAGTGCCGCGACCGTGGTGGTTTACGACATCACTTCCCGTCCCACGTTCTTCAGCGCCTTCAAGTGGATTGACGAGGTGCGCTCAGAGAGCGGCGATGATGTCGTCATCATGCTCGTCGGCAACAAGGTCGATCAAGCCTCGGAGCGGCGTGAGGTGAGCGCCGAGGAGGCAATGAAGAAGGCGTTCGAGTGCAACGTGCTCTTCATGGAGGTGAGCGCCAAGCACGGCACAAACATCAAGCACATGTTTCGGCaggtcgctgccgcgctgccggcaccggcTTCCacgggtggcggtgccggtgttAATGgggcgacgccgtcgtctgctggcggcgttggcgcagcgggtgcgagtggcagtggcgcagcagcgcccggCATCAGCGCTGGCCAATTTGGTGGCGTAGTCCGGTCACCATTCTTGATCACTCCATCCGCGATGCAGGTGGCCTCGAACGGCACCGGGGGCGCTGGCGAGGCGGACGGTGCCAGCTCCAATGCGCAGGGcggtcgcggtggcgcttgCTGCTGA
- a CDS encoding protein kinase, putative, with the protein MEERFDWMTFGDDVSGAQAGSAAPPSTGADEDVPIFLREDVGMVRAGASHATAASESTGVDSENGAPAFLAVCPGADVAPRLSGGWSSEGSPVWDGSLRQQQKPSSTAALGHPGGAGDVQAAPSAALYADQPSAAVLHFTGDSGRSWGALHRVRILGKGSYGCATLYSMKDAASGGVEPTHAVVVKDINMQTMLNPAEEVLAVQNELKVLRTVLGHPNLVQYVDALFDTRPPTYPMSFIMMEYCAGGDLAAVMDGRRSDSATTNGAPSSPPSIPLAITTASTAAGPDILTEPCVASLFIQVAVALQSLHTEYGILHRDVKPHNIFLLEDGITVRLGDFGISTQLDRVGDTAKEACGSPYYMAPELFEERAYGAAADVWSLGVVFYQLIARQLPFTAASAAELRSLVCRGRCTPLQDLQNEAASRYSRQFKELVSSLLTVDAAARPTLRRVLRHKYVRESLKYVPASVLTAKKPLPPARVPSAGAMPSSSLQRFSADGLYAGLFGSDVVEQAVSQAVHAGVYPIVSRVHSA; encoded by the coding sequence ATGGAGGAGCGCTTCGATTGGATGACGttcggcgacgacgtctcCGGCGCGCAAgcgggcagcgctgcgccgccctccaccggcgccgacgaggacgtgCCCATCTTCCTGCGGGAGGATGTTGGAATGGTCCGGGCGGGCGCCTCGCAtgcaacggcggcgtcagAAAGCACGGGTGTCGACTCAGAGAACGGAGCGCCGGCTTTTCTTGCTGTGTGCCCAGGGGCTGATGTGGCGCCCCGCTTGAGTGGCGGCTGGTCATCGGAGGGTTCGCCGGTGTGGGATGGCTCTCTCCGGCAACAGCAAAAGCCGTCATCGACTGCAGCGTTGGGCCACCCGGGGGGCGCTGGCGACGTGCAggcagcaccgtcggcggcgctttACGCTGACCAGccctccgctgctgtccTGCACTTCACAGGGGACAGCGGGCGCTCCTGGggtgcgctgcatcgcgtTCGCATCCTCGGCAAAGGCAGCTACGGCTGCGCCACCCTGTACTCCATGAAGGACGCGGCCTCCGGCGGGGTCGAACCAACGCACGCGGTCGTGGTGAAGGATATCAACATGCAGACCATGCTGAACCCAgccgaggaggtgctggcTGTGCAGAACGAGCTGAAGGTGCTTCGCACCGTGCTGGGGCACCCGAACCTGGTGCAGTACGTCGATGCCCTATTTGACACGCGACCGCCCACCTACCCGATGTCGTTCATCATGATGGAGTACTGCGCTGGTGGTGACCTTGCGGCGGTGATGGACGGTCGCCGCTCAgacagcgccaccacgaACGGGGCGCCATCCTCACCACCATCCATCCCCTtggccatcaccaccgcatCCACGGCGGCCGGGCCTGACATACTTACCGAGCCGTGCGTTGCGTCACTCTTTATTCAggtcgcggtggcgctgcagtcgcttCACACCGAGTATGGCATCTTGCACCGAGACGTGAAGCCGCACAATATCTTTTTACTGGAGGACGGCATCACGGTCCGCCTCGGCGACTTTGGCATCTCCACGCAGCTCGACCGCGTCGGCGAtacggcgaaggaggcgtgCGGGTCGCCGTACTACATGGCACCGGAGCTGTTCGAGGAGCGGGCCTACGGTGCGGCCGCCGATGTTTGGTCCCTCGGCGTTGTTTTCTACCAACTCATCGCGCGACAGCTGCCCTTCACGGCCGCCTCAGCGGCGGAGCTCCGTTCGCTTgtgtgccgcggccgctgcacacCCCTCCAAGATCTCCAAAACGAGGCTGCGTCACGCTACTCGCGACAGTTCAAGGAACTCGTGAGCTCGTTGCTGACggtggacgcggcggcgcggccgacGCTGCGTCGTGTGCTGCGTCACAAATATGTGCGAGAGTCTCTCAAGTATGTCCCCGCGAGTGTGTTGACGGCGAAGAAGCCACTGCCGCCTGCACGGGTGCCCTCCGCAGGTGCAATGCCCTCATCGTCGTTGCAGAGGTTCAGCGCAGACGGGCTGTATGCCGGCTTGTTTGGCAGTGATGTGGTGGAGCAGGCGGTGTCGCAGGCCGTACACGCTGGTGTGTACCCCATTGTGAGCCGTGTCCATTCGGCATAG
- a CDS encoding ABC1 transporter, putative yields MNRAPLPPAPQGGSAATPAPPGQRSSFASPAMPPSSPRADFVSPSAQRRTEAGAGYYGGLPPAAAAAVPQSDAPYASTGAWGSGARSARCQIPVYTSAFGHPPSQSLSRPCAAPPPPQQRARSHGLEPPRIERELQYRRIAIGPIGWTREVFQPMSTASPASAGAPAVSGGRCPSLQRTRRASTAPPLEACESSLSSTWPMPIDTRQQQVRRDSSGSVATGAITTAMHDVLPGGLTGDRPFTSPPSAVASLSPGEQLPSAALAAEPPQVQSLAPPAATALISTSQAARGPGAGAPGSSRFDVDAPLPLEDRRFARLGAGSCGTDSYTMHSDSTPSSNVTMGFAYADPEGHRNAGNAAANRGGSSSSAMERDVGDFASEYYGSMPTSGLGHDGHSRADDVRTGNLRAPFGHGSALDYWDTVTTSPFSESHTLTTMHGGGADDLASPTAGGAGWTHNDSSTWLDQLGATFSRDMIERRRRWGSVVLEIAIPLVCTLCVVALWAAFGVTSSPDYSSLASIGDKGYNFAAGRYLEELCYNETWFGERNYIDGLRPCSSLDASSLRSVICNTVGEEELPVKGLCYKQEGRGLADFLGGMRNGLARVMPLDDIIAHQWMAKKLSSKDSAAMALLIGAGLFSHTRINAIQSSGKLYFAPSENVPLDMLQYLSSSSRLFQYVYNDTFDTVEEAHRVIKSGERGPTWALVNIRQLDENGLDLSIEMVSTALPEFTAMVDKAYSGGGGYDRSNMYYTSGYPSLMDALVKYYLMSLYAAGATRAETGSVQALAERRAAQQQRQQAQAATDDSVNVVLDTHELLDAVRAAREPVGSGAQSFTDAVELGKSSAAVTSQKASSILATSAALRAKTSFTIFLGSMPWVPFKTSQVLTSANTIIGFVIVMAFLYPVSQLTRRLVLEKERRVREATLIMGLRPAYFWCSWFLYSAALMLTISLFMTLLMCTTFLTKSDAFSVLLVLVMFSLTCVPLSGLMATFYDTSRMAVLMTPLLYFSMSLLVFAIYSASPAVYLVLSIFSPTCFAIILQIVLARESGDGFAAMIFLDPNDNPNTATLLGFLALDFGAYLLLMFYLDAVLPKAVGVPKHPLYFILDPVRHCRRRRAERAWQAEQRRRQATSTTDGGSGAGEALQPPPTQRGRTHDTKEGTYGGSDGWCCTGHSAATDDDDEDLFDGEDARDPNGVYEAETFTPEQLSVRIIGLRKFFEHGGRRFVAVRNFCWQLPNAGISVLLGHNGAGKSTLINMMTGMLYPDGGDCYIGGHSIRLDLARARHQIGFCPQHNILWPELTCREHLEFFARLKGLRGAALEDAVMHTLKGVDLLNKQNDPTRVLSGGMKRKLSVAIAFVGGSSLVFLDEPTAGMDVAARRHTWRLLLRMSRSRSVLLTTHFMDEADLLGDRVAIMSRGQLKCAGSSLFLKSRLGIGYNITISVDELLRVRDLDAFLQQHVPQAERLTSSGGEVGYRLPAKQAERFPGLLSALDTVGPLIGIRGYAISPTTLEEVFLTIARDAAEDDKRRAKAEGAAAVAAVADKKSCLPDLWHRLRCCCCRGGGKHQGDHSSSDEFDWDDDDEDGHRNAGYLRDTSGVHPPEVSPYLALDRNISPMQHQSASLAPGSEQLQSCSGPTRTGYMGGCNRNSARTSESRTPSRSSSRLVRPATSAVSKAADRASQEDAASSRESMQSTAEHAMTTSSEDVEHSLPRAPAAADVTPAAAAAAAAAVTTTVAPTTAKGAFPGDIIWNCEVAFSTATVSLLQTEAMMRKRFCNMKRDRKALCFQMICPAACILLAMLLNLAGTYTVRELRLNTSNYPYDTLWDTTGCAGYFNGSFSDVAASLARNQRTRDLRTASLSDFYYFLQDEWFAHGKVGKYSGLACGDPVVAMLPSIDLNPVVLLTNYSAYHEFPIAMVNFYNLLLKEARGPSVSITASAGTLPSSFALVSERSIKLLLTAIIIIVPFTFLPSNCVAWVVKERECRSRHLQDICGLRYLVYWFSNFVFDFTAYAVTMLLVVTIFAVFQREEYIGVDTAGATFTLLLVFGFCSTTTAYFVQFFFATHSSAQSIVMAAGFITGFLLVIIVFVLRLLPSTEATSHRLGWVFRIFPTYAVSEGIVNLALLSHFQSSDESLTAFSMQTIGWPCVYMAVEGPLFLILTLLIDHPYWRMRLLLRGYDAHGDATALARAQRSAEQGKGGDAHRRRHGSHQHGEQQDVSESTDDGAEEDSDVEDERAEVQRRMEAYREDLKRQENMYKVGDTADSASFGMAATSTTGGTGGDFPSFGAKLPIIDAVAVVGLRKQYDSGKVAVHDVSFGVVPGEVFGLLGTNGAGKTTTMSILCQEFYPTAGHVYVCGYDIVEESRDALQCIGYCPQFDATLDLLTVEEHLSVFAGIRGIVREQQKDVVRALLQLTGLREYRHTTSAALSGGNRRKLSVALSLIGGPPVIIFDEPSAGMDPVARREIWTSMQAIRHRCSIILCTHHLEEVEALADCVAIMVDGRLRCIGSKVHLRQKYGSGFEMTIRVQPPTTVDVSSSTAADARRRKRAAEAAALEAIKARLIAFVTSSFPSSEVSEVRGKRLVFTLPKNTNLPSVFQCVQANRAALCISDYTVSQTSIEQIFMRVSDEVERAEKVRAALSERRRDAENALRLKHEQMHLKGEESSEEQRA; encoded by the coding sequence ATGAatcgcgcaccgctgccccccGCTCCGCAAGGCggctcggcagcgacgccggcgccaccagGTCAGCGCTCCTCTTTCGCATCTCCGGCGATGCCTCCGTCTTCGCCGCGGGCAGACTTTGTGTCTCCGTCGGCGCAGCGACGTACCGAGGCAGGAGCCGGTTACTACGGCGGGCTCCcgcccgccgcagcggcagcggttcCACAATCTGATGCGCCATATGCCTCTACGGGCGCTTGGGGCAGTGGCGCCAGAAGTGCGAGGTGCCAGATTCCGGTGTACACTTCCGCCTTTGGCCATCCTCCCTCCCAGAGCCTGAGCCGCCCAtgcgcggcgccacccccgcctcAGCAGCGGGCGCGCAGCCACGGGCTCGAACCGCCGCGGATCGAGCGTGAGCTGCAGTACCGCCGCATAGCGATTGGCCCCATCGGCTGGACAAGGGAGGTCTTCCAACCTATGTCGACCGCCTCGCCAGCGTCAGCCGGTGCCCCCGCTGTGAGTGGGGGCCGCTGCCCTTCCTTACAGCGGACAAGGCGCGCCAGTACGGCACCCCCCTTGGAGGCCTGCGAGTCTTCCTTATCGTCGACATGGCCGATGCCGATCGAcacacgccagcagcaggtgaGGCGTGATAGCAGCGGAAGCGTGGCGACGGGGGCCATCACGACAGCCATGCACGATGTTTTGCCTGGAGGCTTGACCGGTGACCGGCCGttcacgtcgccgccgtcagccgTGGCCTCTCTTAGCCCAGGTGAACAGCTGCCCTCGGCAGCGCTTGCAGCGGAGCCTCCGCAAGTGCAGTCGCTGGCGCccccggcggcgacggcgctcatCTCGACGAGCCAAGCGGCGCGTGGCCCCGGCGCGGGCGCACCTGGCTCTTCGCGCTTCGATGTCGatgcacccctcccccttgaAGACCGACGCTTCGCGCGGCTgggcgccggcagctgcggcaccgacAGCTACACGATGCACAGCGATAGCACGCCTAGCAGCAACGTTACCATGGGCTTCGCCTACGCCGATCCAGAGGGGCACAGGAATgccggcaacgccgccgcgaacagaggcggcagcagtagcagcgcTATGGAGCGTGATGTAGGCGACTTCGCCAGCGAGTATTACGGTAGCATGCCTACCTCCGGCCTCGGACACGACGggcacagccgcgccgacgacgtcCGCACGGGCAACCTGAGAGCACCCTTcggccacggcagcgcgctAGACTACTGGGATACCGTGACCACGTCTCCGTTCTCGGAGTCCCATACACTGACGACtatgcacggcggcggcgccgacgacctCGCAAGCCCGACGGCTGGCGGTGCCGGATGGACTCATAATGACTCCAGCACGTGGCTCGACCAGCTTGGGGCGACCTTTTCTCGCGATATGAtcgagcggcgccgtcgctgggGCAGCGTGGTGCTGGAGATTGCGATCCCGCTTGTGTGCACGCTCTGTGTGGTGGCGCTGTGGGCCGCCTTCGGCGTTACTTCCTCGCCAGACTACAGCTCGCTGGCCTCTATCGGTGATAAAGGCTACAACTTCGCGGCTGGCAGGTACCTGGAGGAACTCTGCTACAACGAGACGTGGTTTGGGGAGCGGAACTACATCGACGGACTGCGCCCCTGCAGCAGCCTAGACGCTTCGTCACTGAGATCAGTGATTTGCAACACggtcggcgaggaggagctgcccGTGAAGGGGCTGTGCTACAAACAAGAGGGCCGGGGGCTTGCCGACTTTCTCGGCGGTATGCGCAACGGCCTCGCGCGGGTGATGCCGCTAGACGACATCATCGCCCACCAGTGGATGGCCAAAAAGTTGTCCTCTAAGGAttcggcggcgatggcgctgctgatcGGCGCGGGGCTCTTCTCCCACACGCGCATCAACGCTATCCAGTCGTCCGGCAAGCTGTACTTCGCCCCAAGCGAAAACGTGCCACTCGACATGCTCCAGTACCTGTCCAGCAGCTCTAGGCTTTTTCAGTACGTCTACAATGATACCTTCGAcaccgtcgaggaggcgcaccgcGTGATCAAGAGCGGCGAGCGTGGACCCACATGGGCTCTCGTGAACATCCGCCAGCTGGACGAGAACGGCTTGGATTTGTCTATCGAAATGGTCTCGACAGCACTGCCGGAGTTCACGGCGATGGTGGACAAGGCGTActccggcggcgggggcTACGATCGATCCAACATGTATTACACGAGCGGCTACCCGTCCTTGATGGACGCGCTTGTGAAGTACTACCTCATGTCCCTGTACGCGGCCGGCGCGACGCGCGCTGAAACAGGCAGCGTTCAGGCCCTGGCGGAGAGGCGGGCGGcgcaacaacagcggcaacagGCGCAGGCAGCGACTGACGACTCGGTGAACGTGGTTCTGGATACGCACGAACTGCTCGACGCTGTGCGGGCGGCGCGGGAACCAgtgggcagcggtgcacagTCCTTCACCGATGCCGTCGAGTTGGGCAAATCCTCGGCGGCCGTTACGTCACAGAAAGCCTCCAGCATCCTGGCGACAAGCGCGGCCCTTCGCGCGAAGACGAGCTTCACGATCTTCCTGGGCAGCATGCCATGGGTGCCCTTCAAGACGAGCCAGGTGCTGACTTCTGCGAACACAATCATCGGCTTTGTTATCGTGATGGCGTTTCTCTACCCCGTCTCGCAGTTGACGCGGCGGCtcgtgctggagaaggagcggcgcGTGCGGGAGGCGACGCTGATCATGGGGCTCAGGCCGGCCTATTTTTGGTGCAGCTGGTTCCTTTACAGCGCCGCCCTCATGCTCACGATCTCCCTCTTCATGACGCTGCTGATGTGCACAACGTTCCTGACGAAGAGCGACGCCTTCAGCGTGCTTCTTGTCCTTGTCATGTTCTCCCTCAcgtgcgtgccgctgtcgGGTCTGATGGCCACTTTCTACGACACGTCGCGGATGGCGGTCCTCATGACGCCACTCCTCTACTTTTCCATGTCTTTGCTGGTCTTTGCGATCTATTCGGCGAGCCCAGCCGTCTACCTCGTCCTCAGCATCTTCTCGCCCACCTGCTTCGCGATCATCCTGCAGATCGTGCTCGCCCgggagagcggcgacggctttGCTGCGATGATCTTTCTGGACCCAAACGACAACCCCAACACCGCCACGCTCTTGGGATTCCTCGCCCTGGACTTTGGTGCGTATCTGCTGCTCATGTTCTACCTCGATGCGGTGCTGCCCAAGGCGGTCGGTGTGCCGAAGCACCCGCTCTACTTCATCCTAGACCCGGTCCGGCATTGCCGTCGCAGGCGTGCGGAAAGGGCGTGGCAGGCggaacagcggcggcgtcaagCGACGTCTAccaccgacggcggcagtggcgcgggGGAGGCCCTGCAGCCGCCACCAacgcagagggggaggactCATGATACCAAAGAGGGGACGTACGGCGGTAGCGATGGCTGGTGTTGCACTGGGCACAGCGCTGCAAcggatgacgacgacgaggatctgttcgacggcgaggacgccCGTGATCCGAACGGCGTGTACGAGGCGGAGACCTTCACGCCGGAGCAGCTGTCCGTGCGCATTATCGGCCTCCGCAAGTTCTTCGAGcacggtggccgccgctTCGTCGCGGTGCGGAACTTCTGCTGGCAGCTGCCGAACGCCGGCATCTCCGTGCTGCTGGGGcacaacggcgccggcaagTCGACGCTGATCAACATGATGACGGGTATGCTCTACCCGGATGGCGGGGACTGCTACATCGGCGGCCACTCCATTCGCCTCGATCTGGCGCGCGCCCGCCACCAGATCGGTTTCTGTCCGCAGCACAACATTCTCTGGCCGGAGCTGACGTGCCGTGAGCACCTCGAGTTCTTTGCGCGGCTGAAGGGGCTGcgcggggcggcgctggaagATGCCGTGATGCACACCCTCAAGGGGGTGGATCTTTTGAATAAGCAGAACGACCCAACACGCGTTCTCTCGGGCGGCATGAAGCGGAAGCTTTCGGTTGCCATCGCGTTTGTAGGTGGCAGCagcctcgtcttcctcgatGAGCCGACCGCCGGCATggacgtggcggcgcggcggcacacgtGGAGGCTGTTGCTGCGCATGTCGCGCAGCCGAAGCGTACTGCTGACCACGCACTTTATGGACGAGGCGGACTTGCTCGGTGACCGGGTGGCCATCATGAGCCGTGGCCAGCTCAAGTGCGCTGGCAGCTCACTCTTCTTGAAGTCGCGGCTCGGTATCGGGTACAACATCACCATCTCTGTCGACGAGCTGCTACGCGTCCGTGATCTCGACGCCTTTttgcagcagcacgtgccGCAGGCGGAGCGCTTgacaagcagcggcggcgaggtcgGCTACCGCCTGCCTGCGAAGCAAGCGGAGCGCTTCCCAGGACTGCTGAGCGCGCTCGACACGGTTGGGCCGCTGATCGGCATTCGCGGCTACGCCATCTCTCCCACAACACTGGAGGAGGTGTTTCTGACGATCgcccgcgacgccgcggaggaTGACAAGAGGCGAgcgaaggcggagggcgcagccgccgtggctgccgtggcggacAAGAAAAGTTGCCTGCCGGACCTCTGGCATCGTttacgctgctgctgctgccgcggtggcggtaaGCACCAGGGCGACCACTCCTCCAGCGACGAGTTTGACTGGGACGATGATGACGAGGACGGCCATCGCAACGCCGGCTACTTGCGCGACACCTCCGGCGTGCACCCGCCGGAGGTGTCCCCGTACTTGGCGCTGGACCGAAATATCAGCCCGATGCAGCATCAGTCAGCGTCCTTGGCCCCAGGCTCGGAACAGCTTCAGAGTTGCTCGGGCCCAACGAGGACGGGCTACATGGGGGGCTGCAATCGCAATAGTGCGCGCACCTCGGAAAGCCGCACCCCTTCCAGGTCCTCGTCGAGGCTCGTGAGACCGGCGACGTCTGCCGTTTCCAAAGCCGCCGACCGTGCATCACAGGAGGACGCGGCCAGCAGCCGAGAGTCTATGCAGTCGACAGCAGAGCAtgcgatgacgacgagctCGGAGGACGTGGAACACTCTCTACCGCGTGCCccggccgccgctgacgtcaccccggccgcggcagcggcagcagcggcagccgtaACGACaacggtggcgccgacgacaGCGAAGGGCGCTTTTCCGGGTGACATTATCTGGAACTGCGAGGTTGCTTTCTCGACCGCGACTGTGAGTCTCCTGCAGACGGAGGCGATGATGCGCAAGCGGTTCTGCAACATGAAGCGCGATCGCAAGGCGCTCTGCTTCCAGATGATCTGCCCCGCCGCATGCATCCTGCTAGCGATGCTGCTGAACTTGGCGGGAACGTATACCGTGAGAGAGCTGAGGCTAAACACGAGCAACTACCCATACGACACGCTGTGGGACACGACGGGTTGTGCGGGCTACTTCAACGGAAGCTTCAGCGATGTTGCCGCGTCGCTTGCACGAaaccagcgcacgcgcgactTGCGCACGGCAAGTCTGTCGGACTTCTACTACTTCCTCCAAGACGAGTGGTTCGCGCATGGCAAAGTCGGCAAGTACAGCGGCCTCGCGTGCGGCGACCCTGTGGTGGCGATGCTGCCTTCGATCGATCTCAACCCCGTCGTGTTGCTGACCAACTACTCCGCTTATCACGAGTTTCCTATAGCCATGGTGAACTTCTACAATCTGCTCTTGAAGGAGGCTCGCGGCCCGTCCGTGTCCATCACGGCGAGCGCCggcacgctgccgtcgaGCTTCGCGCTTGTCTCCGAGAGAAGCAtcaagctgctgctgacggccATCATCATTATAGTGCCCTTCACCTTTCTCCCCTCGAACTGCGTGGCCTGGGTGGTGAAGGAGCGGGAGTGCCGGTCGCGCCACCTGCAGGACATCTGCGGCCTGCGCTACCTCGTCTACTGGTTCAGCAACTTCGTGTTCGACTTCACGGCGTACGCCGTGACGATGCTGCTCGTTGTGACGATATTTGCCGTCTTCCAACGCGAGGAGTACATCGGCGTCGACACGGCTGGCGCGACGTTCACGCTGCTTTTGGTCTTCGGCTTCTGCAGCACGACCACGGCGTACTTTGTGCAGTTCTTCTTCGCGACCCACTCCAGCGCGCAGAGCATCGTCATGGCGGCCGGCTTCATAACAGGCTTCCTTCTGGTCATCATCGTATTCGTGCTTCGACTCTTGCCGTCGACAGAGGCGACGTCGCACAGGTTGGGCTGGGTGTTCCGCATCTTTCCCACCTACGCCGTCAGCGAAGGCATCGTGAATCTCGCCCTGCTCTCGCACTTCCAATCATCGGACGAGAGCTTGACAGCCTTCTCCATGCAGACTATCGGCTGGCCGTGCGTGTAcatggcggtggaggggccGCTGTTTCTCATTCTTACGCTGCTGATCGACCACCCATACTGGCGAatgaggctgctgctgcggggctACGACGCAcacggcgacgccaccgctctCGCACGCGCTCAACGGAGCGCGGAGCAGGGCAaaggcggcgatgcgcaccGTCGGCGTCATGGCAGCCATCAGCACGGAGAGCAACAAGACGTGAGTGAGAGTACCGATGACGGTGCCGAAGAGGACAGCGACGTCGAGGACGAGCGggccgaggtgcagcggcgcatggAGGCATACCGCGAAGACCTGAAGCGGCAGGAGAACATGTACAAGGTGGGCGATACTGCCGACTCCGCATCCTTTGGGATGGCGGCGACTAGCACAACTGGGGGCACCGGCGGTGACTTCCCGAGCTTCGGCGCTAAGCTGCCTATcatcgacgccgtcgcggtcGTCGGCTTGCGCAAGCAGTATGATAGCGGCAAGGTGGCTGTGCACGATGTCTCCTTCGGCGTCGTGCCGGGCGAGGTCTTTGGCCTTCTCGGCACGAATGGCGCTGGCAAGACAACGACGATGTCGATCCTGTGCCAGGAGTTCTATCCCACCGCTGGGCATGTCTACGTGTGCGGGTACGACATTGTGGAGGAAAGTCGCGACGCGCTCCAGTGCATCGGGTATTGCCCCCAGTTCGATGCAACGCTCGACCTGCTGACGGTGGAGGAGCACCTGAGTGTCTTCGCCGGCATCCGCGGCATCGTGCgggagcagcagaaggacgtcgtgcgcgcgctgctgcagctgaccGGTCTGCGCGAATACCGTCACACGACGTCGGCAGCGTTGTCGGGCGGCAACCGCCGGAAGCTGAGCGTCGCACTGTCGCTGATCGGTGGGCCGCCGGTGATCATCTTCGACGAGCCGTCGGCGGGCATGGATCCCGTCGCTCGGCGTGAGATATGGACGTCGATGCAGGCCAttcggcaccgctgctcaATTATTTTGTGCACGCACCACCTCGAGGAGGTAGAAGCCCTTGCCGACTGTGTGGCCATCATGGTGGACGGGCGACTGCGCTGCATCGGCAGCAAGGTGCATCTGAGGCAGAAGTACGGCAGCGGCTTTGAGATGACCATCCGCGTGCAGCCACCGACCACCGTCGACGTGagctcctccaccgcggcggatgcgaggcggcgcaagcgagctgccgaggcggcggcgctggaggcgatTAAAGCGCGGCTCATTGCTTTCGTCACTTCCTCGTTTCCGTCCTCAGAGGTCAGCGAGGTGCGTGGCAAGCGACTTGTCTTTACACTGCCCAAGAACACGAACCTGCCGAGCGTCTTCCAGTGTGTGCAGGCAAACCGCGCGGCACTCTGCATCTCTGACTACACGGTGTCACAGACAAGTATTGAGCAGATATTCATGCGCGTCagcgacgaggtggagagggcgGAGAAGGTTCGCGCCGCCTTGTcagagcggcggcgtgaTGCCGAGAACGCCTTGCGACTGAAGCATGAACAGATGCACCTCAAGGGAGAAGAGTCTTCCGAGGAGCAACGTGCATAG